CATAGCAATCGGCGACGACGTGGAAGAGGAGTTCCGCGCCGGTTTGATGGAAGGGCACGTAGCCCAGTTCATCGAGAATGAGCAATTCGCACTTCATCAGTTCTTGCCGAAAACGCTGGAGCCGTCCCTCGGCGTGCTTCTGTTGGAGCAGGCTGACCAAATCGGCGACCCGGTAGAACCTCACCGGCTTTCCCTGCCGGCAGGCTACCTTGAGCATAGGCTATTCCATCGACCTTCCATCGGTCCCCATACATATGTAATCATCTAATGAAACTAAATACTTGATAAAATGCCGGCTAAAATAGAAATGCAAAAACAAAA
This genomic window from Heliomicrobium undosum contains:
- a CDS encoding ATP-binding protein, whose product is MLKVACRQGKPVRFYRVADLVSLLQQKHAEGRLQRFRQELMKCELLILDELGYVPFHQTGAELLFHVVADCYEQQSVIVTSNLEFGQWNSIFGDTRLTAALVDRLVHHAHILTFAGESYRLRHALSTKKN